The genomic region GATATAGGCTATTTTTTTAAAATATTTCTTCTTTTCGGAATCTACTCCAAACACTGCCATTCCATCAAAACCAATACCTGCCATAAGGATGAAAAGTCTTTGTTTCTCCTGATTTTTTATTCTTCCAAGATGAACCCTCTGAACATTTCCTCTAAGAGCAATATCAACTGCCTTTTCAATATTATCTGGAATCTTCAATTCCTTTGCAAGAACTGAGGTTGTTCCCATTGGAAGGATTGCCATTGGAGTTTCAGAAAAAGCAAGTCCGTTTACCACTTCATTGTATGTTCCATCTCCACCTGCAGCAATAACAAGTATTTCCCTATTTTTTATCTTTTTAGCAAATTCTTGAGCATCACCCTTTTTTTTAGTAAGCAGAGTTTCCACTGAAATTCCTTTGTTTTTCAATATATTTTCTGCTTTTTTAATCTTTTTTAAGGCTCCTCCCCCTGCTATGGGATTTCCTATTAAGACCACCTTTTTGTATTTCATATGACGATTACAGGAGTTTTTTCAAGAAATTTTATTAATTTATCAATTTTTAAGGGAGTTTTAACAAAGAAGGCTCTTCCACCAATGGCCTCGCCATGTTTTTTTATGTTCGTTATTCTTAAATATCCAAACTCTTTTGACGCAATGTATCCTGTAGTATAGTTTAGATTATCAGATACACAAATTTCAGCAACCACTTCAGAACATGATGCTACTTTTGATGCTACTGTTACTGCTTCAATAACTCTCTGAGGCTCAGATGTAAGATTTTTAATTTTTCTTAGAACCTGTATTTTTCTTTTTTTATCCATATGAATTCTTGACACTCTTACACCTCTTTCTTTGTTAGGTTCAATCCTGACTCCGGTTAAACAATCAATTAATGCAGCTCCTCTCATTTTCTGTCCCTTTATTACATTCCAGCCAGTAGTGATTGCCTTTTCTGAAATTCCCAGTTTAGTTAAATGCTCATTAATAATTTCCTTGGCTTTTTCAGGAGTTTCACAGAATACAGTTTTTATTGGAAGGGCTTTAATAAACTGAATTTGCTCTTTTATTTTCTCCAGTGTAAAAAAAATTTTATCTGGAAAACCATTTGGATGCTCCGTAGCCCTTTTAAAAAATTTTTTAAGAAATCTCTCCAGTTCATCAAATTTGTAAATTCCCTCTGCTCCAGAGATATGAATTTCTTTATCATGTTCAACTCTGCTGGCTCTCATTCTAAGGGACCACATGGTCAACCTCAAGTCCGTGATTTTCTACGAATTTTAAATCATCATTATAACTTCTTCCATGAGTTGTTAAATAATCGCCTGTCATTAAAGCATTTGCTCCAGAAATAAAAATCCACGATGCAAACTCACCAAGCAATGGTCTTCCCCCACAGATTCTTATATCTTTATCTGGCAGTATTAATCTAAACATTGCGATAATCTTTAATGCTTCCAAGGGAGACAAAACAGGCTGGCTCTCAAGAGGAGTTCCTTTTATTGGAGTAAGAAAATTAATAGGAACAGAATCCACATTAAATTCTTTTAAAAAATAAGCCATGTCAACTCTATCTTTCCATGTCTCTCCCATTCCAAAAACTCCACCTGAACATACCGAAACTTCGGCTTTTTTTGCTGCCTCCAGCGTGCGGACTTTATCTAAGAAACTATGGGTTGTGCATATTTTAGGGAAAAAATCTTCTGAAGTTTCAATGTTGCAGTGCAGCCTTTGAAGTCCGTAATCTTTTAAATAGGAAATTTCATCATAATTTAAAAGTCCTAAGGAAGCACAAGGTTTTATTCCATTTTTTGCAATTGTTTCAATAGCCTCAGCAATTTTTTTCATTTCTTGCTTTGATGGTTTTATTCCACTTATTACAATTGAGAATCTTTTAACTTTGTAGTTTTTTGCTTCCAGGGCTCTTTTTAGAATCTCATACTTATCCATTAAAGGATAAGCTGGTGCATGGGTTTTCCATCTTAAGGATTGAGAACAGAAAGAGCAGTCTTCAGGACAGGCTCCACTTTTTGCATTCACTATTGCACATAGCTCTATCTTGTTTTTTTTGTATTTTTTTCGCTCTGAGTTTGCCATAAAGATTAATTCATAAAAGTCTGTAGTTTCTAAAAATTTCAGTGTTGCCTCTTTTGAGTTTAACTCAGATGTCATTTTTTCATTACCCTCATATATCTTATATCTCTCATAACAATCTCACGGCTTTTCACTGCGATAACAGAGAGAAATACAAGAAATAATAAAATGAATAATCTTGCCACAATTTTTGTAATGCTATCGGTGAATACTACATTTTTAAAATCTCTAATTACCCAGAAGTAGAGTATTACAAAAATAAAAATCGGAGAGACAATGGCTACAATATAGACAAATAATTTTGGTAATCTAAGCGTTGTATTCAGTTTTAATTCTTTGTAAAAGTTATTTATTCCAAAAATCCATACAAAGACAATTATTTCAATCAATCCAAATCCAAGAAGCATGAAACATCCTGCCCAGAAATCAAGCTCATCTATAAAATCAGGCATAAACGCTGAAAAATGAGCTCCAAGAGTTATTAAAATCATTGATACTGTGACTGCCTTTGTATGTTCCCACTTCATTTCATCTTCAAAAAGGGCTATTAAAGGCTGGATTAATGCTAAGGAAGATGTAAGAGCTGCCAGAAAAAGCAACAAAAACCATATAAATGAAATAAGCCATCCAGATGGAAAATTCATTAGCACAGCAGGCATTGTCATAAAGCCAAGCCTAAAAGTTCCTTCCTTGGCAAGCTCAGGAATAGCTACAGCGGAAAACATTGCAAAAGCAGCTGGAATTGCAATTGAAGCACCTATCACAACTTCTACAAATTCATTAATTGAAGCGGTCCAGAGTCCTGCTTTTACAACATCTTCTTTAGCTCCTGCATAACTTGCATAAACTGCAATTGCTCCCATTCCCAAGGAAAGTGTAAAAAATATCTGTCCAGAGGCTTCAACCCAGACAACGGGATCCAAAATTTTTGAAAAATTAAGATTATATATGAATTTCAGTCCTTCAAATCCCTTCCA from Thermodesulfovibrio sp. 3907-1M harbors:
- the bioB gene encoding biotin synthase BioB; the protein is MTSELNSKEATLKFLETTDFYELIFMANSERKKYKKNKIELCAIVNAKSGACPEDCSFCSQSLRWKTHAPAYPLMDKYEILKRALEAKNYKVKRFSIVISGIKPSKQEMKKIAEAIETIAKNGIKPCASLGLLNYDEISYLKDYGLQRLHCNIETSEDFFPKICTTHSFLDKVRTLEAAKKAEVSVCSGGVFGMGETWKDRVDMAYFLKEFNVDSVPINFLTPIKGTPLESQPVLSPLEALKIIAMFRLILPDKDIRICGGRPLLGEFASWIFISGANALMTGDYLTTHGRSYNDDLKFVENHGLEVDHVVP
- a CDS encoding sodium-dependent transporter, which codes for MQERVSWGSRIGLILAAAGNAVGLGNILRFPSKAALYGGGAFMVPYFIALLLLGFPLMIVEWVIGRYAGRRGHGSMTGILGLFFNHASWARILGSIGVAIPLLICMYYIYIESWTLGFAFLSLFGQMPTPVISSDTHEAVKPYVSFFKEYTKPSTMAYLFLLLTIAINWFILQKGLRKGIEITAKIGMPAIIIFGVFLGLICISANEWKGFEGLKFIYNLNFSKILDPVVWVEASGQIFFTLSLGMGAIAVYASYAGAKEDVVKAGLWTASINEFVEVVIGASIAIPAAFAMFSAVAIPELAKEGTFRLGFMTMPAVLMNFPSGWLISFIWFLLLFLAALTSSLALIQPLIALFEDEMKWEHTKAVTVSMILITLGAHFSAFMPDFIDELDFWAGCFMLLGFGLIEIIVFVWIFGINNFYKELKLNTTLRLPKLFVYIVAIVSPIFIFVILYFWVIRDFKNVVFTDSITKIVARLFILLFLVFLSVIAVKSREIVMRDIRYMRVMKK
- a CDS encoding diacylglycerol kinase family protein; amino-acid sequence: MKYKKVVLIGNPIAGGGALKKIKKAENILKNKGISVETLLTKKKGDAQEFAKKIKNREILVIAAGGDGTYNEVVNGLAFSETPMAILPMGTTSVLAKELKIPDNIEKAVDIALRGNVQRVHLGRIKNQEKQRLFILMAGIGFDGMAVFGVDSEKKKYFKKIAYILSGIRTLINYAPQELKIYDSATKKAYSAVICKASCYGGSFRIAPDASLKKPNFYVFLSKTRSKLELSLQILGVIIGKHIKMMNTDYFKTEALKITGDAHVQIDGDYFGKTPVEVELIRDALNLVFPEYN
- a CDS encoding 6-carboxyhexanoate--CoA ligase; the protein is MRASRVEHDKEIHISGAEGIYKFDELERFLKKFFKRATEHPNGFPDKIFFTLEKIKEQIQFIKALPIKTVFCETPEKAKEIINEHLTKLGISEKAITTGWNVIKGQKMRGAALIDCLTGVRIEPNKERGVRVSRIHMDKKRKIQVLRKIKNLTSEPQRVIEAVTVASKVASCSEVVAEICVSDNLNYTTGYIASKEFGYLRITNIKKHGEAIGGRAFFVKTPLKIDKLIKFLEKTPVIVI